A region of Oncorhynchus masou masou isolate Uvic2021 chromosome 29, UVic_Omas_1.1, whole genome shotgun sequence DNA encodes the following proteins:
- the wars2 gene encoding tryptophan--tRNA ligase, mitochondrial, which produces MALPIRGNVKYLLQFIQKRRSPKRLFCAGQCADGKEPPGGRVFSGIQPTGVPHLGNYLGALESWVSLQNQYPSVLYSIVDLHAITQPQDQALLRVNILDMAASLLACGINPETSILFQQSQVSEHAELSWILGCLTSMPRLRHLPQWKMKSKQRNEGSVGLYTYPVLQAADILLYKTTHVPVGEDQVQHLELAQDLARIFNNTYGDFFPEPRALLSSTRKVKSLRDPSSKMSKSDPQKMATVNLTDSPDDIVLKIRRSVTDFTSEVTFDPEVRPGVSNLVLIHAAVAGCTVEEAVGWAKGLDTGKYKQLVADAVVQRLTPIREEIERLRGDRGHLERLLAHGAQRARELAAPVLKEVRHRVGFC; this is translated from the exons GAGCCTCCAGGTGGGCGTGTGTTCTCAGGAATCCAGCCCACGGGTGTGCCCCACCTGGGGAACTACCTTGGGGCTCTGGAGAGCTGGGTGTCCCTGCAGAACCAGTACCCCTCAGTGCTCTACAGCATAGTGGACCTGCACGCCATCACCCAGCCCCAGGACCAAGCCCTGCTGCGGGTTAACATACTGGACATGGCTGCCAGCCTGCTGGCCTGTGGCATCAACCCAGAGACATCTATCCTCTTCCAACAGTCACAG GTCTCTGAACACGCTGAACTGTCCTGGATCCTGGGCTGTCTTACCAGTATGCCCCGACTCAGACATCTGCCTCAGTGGAAG ATGAAGAGTAAACAGAGGAATGAGGGGAGTGTGGGGCTGTACACTTACCCCGTCCTGCAGGCTGCAGATATTCTCCTCTACAA GACCACTCACGTCCCAGTAGGAGAAGATCAGGTTCAACATTTGGAGCTGGCTCAGGACCTGGCCCGCATCTTCAACAACACCTATGGAGACTTCTTCCCTGAGCCACGTGCTCTGCTCA GCTCCACGCGGAAGGTGAAATCCCTCCGTGACCCCTCCTCCAAGATGTCCAAATCAGACCCCCAGAAGATGGCCACTGTCAACCTCACCGACTCTCCCGACGACATCGTCCTCAAGATCCGCCGCTCCGTCACAGACTTCACCTCTGAGGTGACCTTTGACCCTGAGGTTCGTCCGGGCGTGTCCAACCTGGTGCTGATTCATGCGGCAGTGGCGGGGTGCACGGTAGAGGAGGCAGTAGGGTGGGCCAAGGGGCTGGACACGGGAAAGTACAAACAGCTGGTCGCGGATGCCGTGGTGCAGCGGCTCACACCAATCAGGGAGGAGATTGAGAGGCTGAGGGGGGACAGGGGGCATCTGGAGAGGCTGCTGGCCCACGGAGCCCAGAGGGCCAGGGAGCTGGCTGCACCTGTACTCAAGGAGGTCCGCCACAGAGTAGGCTTCTGctga